The genomic stretch TGTCAACCCTGTAACACAGACAGGCTAGCCATGAAcctcgtaaaaaaaaaaattgtgaagcttgcattcaattgccactcaATGTtgtacacaacaagcttccattccccctgtcacaatggattcatggctgatttaagaaGAAATCATCAATCCTGTTACTTTATTTAGCCCTTAGTAatttagttttttaaatttaacctctcgagatgggaaaacatgttttttatgaaGTTGAGAATAAACATTGtgaaataaaactttttttttcttcacccaGTTACTTCTCGAAAGGCACCGAATTAGTGGAATGACCCATTAATTAATCAACTGACTTTCCAAACGGTGGTCTGGAGACTTTCTTTCTCTGTCAAAATAAAAGTTGCCCACAAGTTAGCGCTTGCTTGCGCACATATGGCACTTAACAATTACTGTTAAGTCCATAAttcttacccagaaatgatttgatattctGTCTCAAATTCCGCCCTATATATGAACcaagaatctcaaatttggactcatcagaccaaagggcagatttccagcagtctaatgtccattgtttgtgtttcttggcccaagcaagtctcttcttctaattgttgtcctttagtagtggtttctttgcagcaattcgaccatgaaggcctaattcatgcagtctcctctgaacagtcgatgatgtgtctgatacttgatgtcttcactattattctacaatgtagaaaatagtaaaaataaagaaaaaaccttgaatgagtaggtgtgtccaaactttttactggtactgtatatatggagaCAGTTTAGTGCCAGAAATAAGTAGTTAAATACATGTACAATTGAATTACAAATGTTTCCTGATCGGTCTTTATATCGCTTAGATGTACTGTAGGACagacacatttttggggggagggggggagtatCTAGTAGTAAGGTCAAAAATAAAGTTTCATCAactatttttaaaatatattttttatacttcAAATGGTtgttaaaattctaaatcaaatagcaaaatgatccttggtatgaccttcttgaAACAATCCCATATACTGTAGCTTAGTAGAAATTTgacgaattgacttgttggaaaggtggattCCTATGagagtgccacattgaaagtcactgagctcttcagtacgggccattctactgccaatatttgcccatggagattgcatggctgtgtgctcgattttatacacctgtcagcagtgggtgtggctgaaataaccaaatccactcatttgaaggagtgtccacatactattttatatatatagtgtatgtctcAAACGTTGTTCTCACAGATGGATTATGTTGCGAAACAGAAGCAGGGTTTGGAAGGGACCTCCTACAATGCTCACAGGGTAGCCACAAAACAACCACATCCTCAGTGACACTGCAGCAGATGATAACTTTCAATATGTCAGATATGTCATTGTGGACTGAACTTGATCACACAGTCTGTGACACAAATGAATGAATTCACTTGGCTTTAGAACTAATCGAACAATGATGCCATGTGGCATGGTTAGCAGAATCTATCAGAACCAATAAGGTAAGAATACTATCTGAATAGTATTTTTCTGAATAACATTGAAGTACAATATCTTTATTCTATTGTTAGCGTTGTCTACCATTGTTAGATTTCTTTGTGTGGGGTTTGGTGTTTTTTGTAAACGCATTTGTTGCTTACATTTCCGGACTTGACCTTTGCTTGACATGAAAGTGATAGTCTTGAATGAATTTGTTTCCTTCTTCTCGACTCCAATACAGTACTATATATTTGTTTCATACACTTCCAGTAATAGTTATTTTATTTCAAGAAATGAACAACATAAGGACATATGTGATGTATTGTTTTTCAGGCTTTTAGGTGCCATTGATGATCTCAGTTATCGAGCAGAACATTCCATTGTTGCCCTCATGGCTGTgaaacaacagctaatcagctcaCTGGTGTTGTGTTACCTGATTCAATATGGTAAGTTGAACTTTTTCTCATCTATTATTTGTGCTATATATTGTATTGATTTTCAAGTTATGCATTTTCTCAAACACATAGCTAGTATGTGTAGTAATTAGTTAGATTAGCAGGAAATGTTTTACCACATCAGGGTACCAGCAGAGCCTTATATAGACTATGAGTCTGGGTACCATGGCACTGGCATcacactggggcggcagggtagcctagtggttagagcgttggactagtaaccggaaggttgcaagttcaaatccccgagctgacaaggtacaaatctgtcgttctgcccctgaacaggcagttaacccactgttcctaggccgtcaatgaaaataagaatttgttcttaactgacttgcctagtaaaataaaaaacactgaCCACATCATCCTTTTTTCCTGCATTCACAGTTGCATGTTTCTGCAATGTCACCTGCACCACAGACTACAGTACATCCCTGAACTGTTCCTGCTCAGGCACAGTGCCCTCGTCTCCCATTCTCCTTGAGGCAGAGTGCAGGTACACACTGTTCTCTATCACTGCTGTGTGTCTGGCCTTGCGCCGATAGATTTAAGAGAACACATGTATACATATTTATGTACTGTACAGTTTAAACATATCATTTTAAGAAAAACATCTGAATGTTACATAAACcttttcatattttttgttgtttgttttttgtttacaAAAGCTGTATTTGAATATTATAATCACTCTTCTCTTTTTTCAGAGATTTTGAAGACCAAGTGAATGATAGCTGTGAAATAACACCCTCACAAAGCTGGTGTATAATACAACCAGAAGGTTTTTTCATGTTAATATCCACTGACACTACTTGCACTGCAAGAGTAAAgcacacaggaaatgaagacaaaatgaaaacagatgACTCAACTGACTGGAAATTGTATAAATTAGGTAAGTGGAGTAGACCTATGTCTTAGGATGGTTTGTACTTTCCCCTGAACATTGCCTCTGATTCAGTGACAAGATATGGCATGAATAAGAAGTGTCTATTGTTAGCAGTAAGGTCATCTTATCAGCCATTCTGCTGTGACAAATTCTTTTCAGCAGTTTTGAACTTTGCACAGCTTTGAAATGACAGTGTTGAACAGTCTTTACAATGAGGGTTATTGTGTGATGTGGACTGAGTGTCTTGGGTTCTTATATATCTATCACCCGCATTTGAAAGCTAATATGGTACAAATGATTGAGCTTTGTGCACTTGAATCCATGTCTTTTTCATATAATGGTTCCAACCCAAGCTTCTCTGCCTTTTCATCCATAGTGAAGCCGCAGTATCCAGTCAATGTACAAGTGACAGAGAACATTGACAGCTACAACATCACTTGGCAGATGGATGAAAACATTTACCTTGATAAATTATTAATGTACAGGGTGCAGATTACAACACATAACTATTTAAaggtaaacaaaatatatttacaaTGTTACATGTTTCCAATCAAATATTACAGTATGTGAAATACCAGGTCCCCCAAACTGTTAAATATAAGTTTTTCTTTTGACCTACAGGATCCAGTCTATTACCCTGTAAGACAAGACCAGAGGTACCTAGTGCTAAGCAGCCTTCAACTGCAACCAGGAACTGAGTATGTGGCAAATGTTCAGGCCTCAGTGAACCCTGTGTGTAACTACCAAGGTCCCTGGAGTGAATGGAGCTCCACTGTAGAATGGAGGACTACAGGTACATGAATGCAGCAAGTTTAGATTTAACTGATCTGTGTTACATGCTTTTCCTGGGTATATTGGATTGGGACTTAATTTTTCatggtatagtaatgtatgaAATGGAGTAAAAATGTTCTCTCTTTCTATACACTATGTGTATTTTTACAGAAGGGAATGCTAAGTTAGGGTGTCAGTGGCCCGTTTTACTGACCATTCTCCTCTGTTTGATCCTGTGCTGCCTCTTTAAAATGTGAGTTCCTTATTTATGATCATTCAGGTAACAGTAACTGTTTGTGTTTGCTAAGCATTTTTGATCAGACACCAACTTGTATCCTCAATTTCTTCAGGTCTGCCAATAAATGAAATGTTCTAGCCTGGTCACCATCATATGTGCTACATCCAACTTCTCTGACTTTTGTCAGATGCCCTGAACAAACACAACAGTTGGCTAAAGCACAAATTGATCTGCGACCAGGCTAGAAATGTTCAGCCTCTTGGTGTTTTTATAGAAAGCGTGAATACACTATACACTTTCCTGGCATAACCTCCCACATACACAGAAACCACAGCTGATGCTCTTTACTTGCAGATACACAATGTACATATAGGGGTGAGAAGACACAGGAAGTCAGAGCTGCTTctacaatattattattataccaAACCTAATCCATGATAGCGCGGTGGTTAGGTTTGCACCTACATTATTAGTACACCACTTACCCTATAAAACATTATAACACCTGCATAAAGAGAAATTCCATCCTCCCAGAAATTAAAAGAGTATTTGTGAAGACCTGAATAGTTCTGCTTATGTCACTTTCACATAGATTACAGTCACATATAATTTCCTTTGTGAAAGCAACCTGTTTGTCACTTGCCTCTACATCTCTTCCCTGCAGATTGTGGCTGAAGAGGCTACACTTGATGAACTATTCCCCAAGCCCAGAGGACTTTTTCAAACCTCTCTACCACACATATGGAGGGGATTTTAAGGTAAAAATACAGGCAAAAAAAAAACTCATTGTGTCTGTGGGACTTGTTCTAAACCCCTCCAGCAGGTGTTAACTATAGGGGGAACTTCAGCATGGCCAGCAATGGGacttaataataaaataatatccCATAATAAAATCCTGCAACAACTACACATATGAGGGGGGCATTATAATGACTCTGCAGGGGCTTCAAGGGCTTGCTTTCAACTCATATGTGGGTAGATGCTCAGTAGACATTGAGCTTATGTATTACATCAGAGCAGTTCACCCCCCATCCCCCAATGGAAAATACCACAGGTAGAAATCTAAACTAAGATGTTAGCTAGGGTTATATTTAAATATTTTCCCCTTAGATGAGTATTTTATAAATATTCCAGAAAGGTAACCACTTATCTTTTCAGATTTGCCTTTGTATGTATTATTTACAAAACAATTGACACTCTTATGAAGGGGTCATATGCACTATGCTTAGTGAATAGTAAAAACACgtcatttttaaatgtaaaatgtattgcCTTTTAATTTGGCATGAatacaaccagtcatgatgttttcgtCTGATTAACCAGGTTTGTATCCAACGTTTTTACACGGGTAAAGTACGTCAGATAAAAATGTAATGACATGCCTGATGGAAACAGTAAACGTTTACAAATGTCGACGAAACAAAATATGCTAGACAAGGTGAGatatttttgtgtcggtaaaatgaattatgcgagaaatgtcgTTGGATACgcttttatgtgcaaatattgataccATCATTTCGAAGTAAACTTGGTGTCACGCGATTACGTGTTGTGCGttcctcccactatgacttgatgggaaagcatgcagtttagtTTATTAAACTACAGATTAAATATATTATGattaacttcacagggtggtgaaagtgcaattGTTTAATAATCTCGCTCTTTTGTCCATATAATCTCATTTTGGCTATACGTGCGTTCTAGCCAGCACCACGCTGGCAAGAGCAGTGAGTAGATCCCAACTGTGGGGGAACTCAGTCCGGCCTTCAATTTACTCTTGAAAgctgtaatagtagaatgcaaaAGGAATGATTTTGGAAATGGGTACTGCAtcatcagttttcctcttgtaatgtcagtcattgcataccttagagaggtATTTTGTAACTTGTTCTAAATGTCCATATCAACAAGTCCATGTCAGCTAACGTTTTTTTTTTGCTAGGTTTTTTAGCCCATGTATTTTGTAGTAATGTTctagtcactcaaatatcacatgcaTACagattagacatggcaaaatgtatataattacaaaaaaatgagctttaaaactgctaaatgctCTCTGCaacccatgacaaaatgtgtagaatttcaggaaattatgacagtttgtgtcatgaatgTGCACAAAGAAATAGACGTGGGGGGcgcgggatgttccccaatgttGGATGGGGTGGGGCACTGAGTGAAAACGTTTGGGAACCCCTGTGCTCGATCGCACGTATCAATACCAGAGAGGGCACACTATATTTACATTTTtggcatttagcagacactcttatccagagtgatttacatgagcaattagggttaagtgcgtTGTTCAAGGGTACATCGACCGATTTTTCAAATAGTAGATTTAGGGGATTTGaaccaacgctcttaaccgctcgGCTACCTGACAAAAATTATCACGCAAATTATTTTGTGAGAATAACCatgagttgaaaatgcgatggaaacttTTAAACTTATTTGTATGTGCACTACACCATCACGCACATCCTTTTATatacaacaagtcaatttgatggaaacatctctggtttTCACAATGCGCATATTTGTTTTATGCGGATTCTTTGATTCGCATGAAGATCTGTAGCCAATTTCTTCAAAAAAGTAGGCTACTTGCGCACGTTTGTCCACAAACATAATCCCAGCATccaaacagtgcactgtgcacccgcCATTTgaaaatggaaagagacatctgttatgCTACAAAACACCAAACAGTGCAATGACAAAGTGATTGTCATAAAAGGTCTACTCTTGTAGCCTGATGCGTCTTGCTGCCCACGCGTGTCTCGGTCTCGGCCAGTCATCTCTGCCTTGGCAAAATGTCATTGTTCACATCGAACCACACAGTATTTTGGAGCAAAGAAAATTCGCTCATTTCTATTGCGACTGACAGGCGGCAACGATAAACTGTGGTGTAATAGCCTACAGTTTTCTGGCCATCTTCATTTAAATTATTGTGATGGGCTCATGTTTTACCGGTATGGCATAATGCCACTATTTATTTTGCTGGTAATCTGTACCGGACCATGTCAGTTTACTTTCACCCCTGACTATAATTAAACTGTCAACTGCAGTAATCTTAacttgtaaatatttgtatgaacataacaagattcaacaactgagaaactcaaaagtaaaagtcagtatctggtgtggccaccagctgcattaagtactgcagtgcatctcctcctcatggactgcaccaaatttgccagtttttgctgtgagatgttaccccactcttccacgaagacacctgcaagttcccagacatttctggggggaatggccctagccctcaccctccgatccaacaggtcccagacgtgctcaatgggattgagatccgtgctctttgctggccatggcagaacacttaaCATTCCTGTTTTGccggaaatcacgcacagaacgagcagtatggctggtggcattgtcatgctggagggtcatgccaGGAGGGTCCGTCATGCACAGCGTTAagattgcctacaatgacaaaaagctcagtccgatgatgctgtgacacaccgccccagaccatgacggaccctccacctccaaatcgatcccgctccagagtacaggcctcggtgtatcactcattcctttgacgataaatgtgaatccaaccatcacccctggtgagacgaaacagcaactcgtcagtgaaaagcactttttgccagtcctgtctggtccagctaaGGTGGATTTGTGctcataggtgacgttgttgccggtggtgtttggtgaggacctgccttacaaaaggcctacaagccctcagtctagcctctctcagcctagtctgagcactgatggacggattgtgcgttcctggtgtaactcgggcagtttttgttgccatcctgtacctgtcccgcaggtgtaatgtttggatgtaccgatcttgtgcagttgttattacacgtggtctgccactgcgaggacgatcagctgtccatcctgtctccctgtagcgctgtcttaggcgtctcacagtacggacattgtaatttattgccctggccacatctgcagtcctcatacctccttgcagcatgcctaaggcacattcatgcagatgagcagggaccctgggcatctttcttttggtgttttacagagtcagtagaaaggcctctttagtgtcctacgttttcataactgtgaccttaattgcctacagttAAGAGTGtttaaagaattttgaaaataataatgggaagatgttgcacaatccaagtgTGGAAAGATCTTAGAGActtgcccagaaagactcacagctacaATCACACAGTTGATCATGTATGCAcagttgataaatgaggcccctgatgatagaagcacctttggtggcGATTAcagtattgactcaggagtgtaaatgagatatttatgtttttatttttttaatcaaaaatatatgaaaatgtgttttcactttgtcattattgaggcattatgtgtagatgggtgagtaTAACATAtgttatccattttgaattcaggctgtatcaaagggtatgaatattttctgaaggcaatgtatgtGAAACATTAGGTTTTATTGGAAACATACAATGCTATGCCTATAATAAAATGAACAGACATGAACCCCTATTGCTAAGCCCCGATATCTATGTACCTCAACCCACTAACCCTACACCCAATtacccacacaccccagcccTGTTACCCCAATGCCCTTACCCTAAGACCCACATGCCAATACCCTAATATTGATACAATTTAGTCCGGATGCACCTGTATCCTAGCCATATAAGCCCTATTTCTTACCCCTGGACCACAGTTCCTTTGCCAAAATACCTCATCCCTGTTACTGGCTTATCTCAGCCCTTTTCCCCACTTTGCCTAGACCATTGAAGTACCAGTGTACCCCACCTTCCATCACCGATATGGAGCGTACCGAAGGGCCCGTTAGTAGGGAAGTCCGCTGATTACGCCGAACATCCGCTCGTTTAACTAAGGCTAGGTTAAAGCTAGGCCTGTATTCCCCAAGTATTCCGCTAATAATTTCATAGATCAACTCATAATACAGTGGTATAACACATGTGCCCAAACCCCATTCACTTTTATTCCTACCACAAACTTGCTGCCAGAAAGGATTTGAATAGGCAAATAGACATCCATCCAGATCCATTAGCTGTATGAGCCTTGTGTATCCCTACACCCCATTACTCATAAAGTAAATCCATGGGCGCACTCATATAAAACAGGTCTACCCCAGTCCCCAAGCCTCAACATTCATACAAACCAGGTCTACTCTTTTTGTTTTTTGACCacttctttttgttgttgtctttttTTTCCATTGGGGTGGATCTACAGGTACAATATTCAAATTCATATAATTTAATATTCTGTTCATATCATGTTTCCCATTCATTATTTCACACATATTTTTGTGTTGTACCTGTGGACTGCCACtccagaaaaaaacaaaacataatttGTATCATATCACAGTTTAAGTAATAATATATTCAGAATGTAgaagaaaagaaaacaaaaaataagTGGGCCTCCAAAAACCACCCCCATCCTCCCATTCCCCCGACCCCACCCAGCTAACATGTCTCCATCCCGCCTCCAAAAACCACCCCCATCCTCCCATTCCCCCGACCCCACCCAGCTAACATGTCTCCATCCCACCTCCAAATACAATTATGATTCAAGCCCATATTAATAAATGTCAAAGAAACATAGTCTACAAGCTGCTATCTCCTTGCCGACGGCAAATTAATCTGTTTTAACATTAGGCTATGTTTTTATTAGCTGACCATTATTTCAATTCCATTGTGGCGCACTCAAGAGTCTTTTTTTGTGCATATGCAcctttgataaatgaggccccagctGGTTTCTCAACTACAGTTACATCAACATCCAGTAGGGGGAAGTGATGTCCATGGGAAAATGAAAGCAttgcataaaaataaaatattttgagATTGGCCAACATTGAAAGAattgtagagagagacagattctCTGTCTGAAGTCAGTGAACAACCCATGGTGTCAAAACAAGTGCCTATTCAGAATGCCATTATCAATTTGTACTGGGCTGGGCTTTGGTGGGGCACAATGTGGACTTGTTCTGACATCAGTCCAAAAGATCCCTTTTCATATCATCCAGAGTAtaactattacacacacacacacacacacacaaaaacaaatagATGATAAATAATTTATGGGTAGATGTAAATAATCTTTTCACATAAAATTGTGAAAATGCAAGTATTTGCAAAGAGCGCTGAAATATTTTACTTCCTCTGTGGTTGCAGAGAGTCTGGCAGAACACCAGTAGCTCAACCACAATCTTGCAAGCTGTCCTTTGAAATTATCTTGAGAAAAATCTCAGAAAAAGACTCCAAGATGTGTCCATGACCAGGGTCGTAACTAGGTTTGAGTTAAAGTGGGGTCAGATATGTTTTTTGAAGTTGAAGCTTatttactgcatttctatcaCCGTGGCTGCTGTAGGTTCATTCACCTCAATCGATCTACAAACAGATAGCCTATTAGCAATACAGTTGTAATGTTATACCCCTGAAAGGGGGAAATATGAGACATGATTCTCACTGACACGTAGCATCAGCGATTGTTCAGTCATTTGTAATGATACAATCATTAAATCATCAACcctttacatactgtagatatCGCTTTCCTCAAATTGCAAACACTGAGTTtgtaaaacattaggaacaccatcctaatattgagttgtaccccctttTGTCCCcacaacagcctcaatttgtcgggactacaaggtgtcaaatgCAATCCAATGCTACACAGACTTGTGTCatattggctggatgtcctttgagtggtggaccattcttgatacacacgggaaactgttgaccgtgaaaaacccagcagcgttgcagttcttgacatactcaaaccagtgtgcctggcacctactaccataccccgcacttaaaatattttgtcttgcccattcaccctctgaatggcacacatacacaatccaagtCTCAATTGTCACGAGGCttccttaacctgtctcctctctttcaccttcattgattgaagtggattcaacatgttacatcaataagggatcatagctttcacctggtcagtctgtcatggaaagagcaggtgttccaaatgttttgtacactcagtggatAGTGTTCACTTTTGTATTCCTAGGCATTACGAATCAAGCTCCGCATAAACAGATATCCAACTGGAGCACAcagacagtggtgtaaagtactcaaGTACAAAtagtttaaagtactacttaagtcgcttttgggggtatctgtactttactatttatatttttttaaacttatttttactccactacattctgaAAGACAATGTACTTTTAAAAAtgttccttgacacccaaaagttacATTTTGTAAGCTTAGCAGGgaaggaaaatggtccaattcaagcacttatcaagagaacatccctggtcatccctgctgcctctgatctggtggactcactaaacacacatgcttcatttgtaaattatgtctgagtgttggagtgtacctcTGACTAtccaaaaatacatttaaaaattcgAAAATTGTACCTTCTAGTTTGTGTaaaataag from Oncorhynchus tshawytscha isolate Ot180627B linkage group LG09, Otsh_v2.0, whole genome shotgun sequence encodes the following:
- the il21r.1 gene encoding interleukin-21 receptor, encoding MAVKQQLISSLVLCYLIQYVACFCNVTCTTDYSTSLNCSCSGTVPSSPILLEAECRDFEDQVNDSCEITPSQSWCIIQPEGFFMLISTDTTCTARVKHTGNEDKMKTDDSTDWKLYKLVKPQYPVNVQVTENIDSYNITWQMDENIYLDKLLMYRVQITTHNYLKDPVYYPVRQDQRYLVLSSLQLQPGTEYVANVQASVNPVCNYQGPWSEWSSTVEWRTTEGNAKLGCQWPVLLTILLCLILCCLFKILWLKRLHLMNYSPSPEDFFKPLYHTYGGDFKKWVGPVFIFSELDPLEKNPPTQRMTEKQLDILGLSRLSVEEDSSSSSGDQGTCHSAGHVSINTVMVSGEEGALSGSSWVTYRCNQGGESFSQYTGGSRGGIDTEAEGPLGAGAEEEGGLSGQSGRRASTGLPAMKWQFQLQACNYQPEQISLDSEDGYPPMVLDLDSVDTIDSGVFVESDCSSPVNTNFESEKQIDSALLSGVGSSPSEYVKQWVTGNTMQEDTTNSGQNRTM